From Pseudanabaena sp. PCC 6802, one genomic window encodes:
- the glyS gene encoding glycine--tRNA ligase subunit beta, protein MAAKKTNHSKNSLTFLLEVGTEELPASFVSSAIEQWRSRIPLSLGDRHLTPTQVKIYGTPRRLAVVIEGLPAQQSDREVESKGPAVAAAFVNGDVKGELTKAALGFAKSKGVEPSALFVQETDKGAFVFAKQQITGQPTAEILAEIAPEWITGLEGKRLMRWGTGDLKFPRPIRWLVALLDDKILPLSLENLHSDRITQGHRVLHPQPVIIDTAANYVSALQAAHVMVDTEARQATICNQINGVAELMRSQPEIPSDLLAEVTQLVEWPTALVGEFEREFLELPVEVIKTEMVSHQRYFPMHASVNSESEDSAGNVPGQLLPYFITISNGDPDKSKLIAAGNGRVIRARLADGKFFYEADRARSLESYLPELEKVTFQAQLGSVSAKVDRIRQAARAVVEAIPNLKITKADSKHIDRAAQLCKADLVTQMVKEFPELQGVMGRYYAQSSGEDAEVATAILEHYLPKGAGDALPQTLAGQIVAIADRIDTLFGIFGLGIIPTGSSDPFALRRAATGIVQIAWNGNYALDIPQLLASMASIYQAQIELPQPGEQILSNLYKWFEQRARTLLQERDGIDYDLVDAVFGMEDDDYAVDALHNLSRTRDRALFLQQARQGGSMADVYEVVNRASRLATQGSLGKDVTEIQSVVDASTLAAPAERDLYQAIAALPDDPSFEQLWQSLEAIAPVLAKFFDDVLVMDEDLQVRQNRLHMLGIIRNYSRILADFSAIRPA, encoded by the coding sequence ATGGCTGCCAAAAAGACTAATCATTCTAAGAATTCACTGACTTTTCTACTAGAAGTTGGGACGGAAGAGTTACCAGCTAGCTTTGTTTCTAGTGCCATAGAACAGTGGCGATCGCGCATTCCCCTCAGTCTCGGAGATCGTCACCTCACGCCCACACAGGTGAAAATTTACGGTACGCCGCGCCGCCTTGCTGTTGTCATCGAAGGCTTGCCTGCCCAGCAAAGCGATCGCGAAGTTGAGAGCAAAGGCCCCGCCGTTGCCGCCGCGTTTGTCAATGGTGATGTCAAAGGAGAATTAACTAAAGCAGCACTCGGATTTGCTAAATCTAAGGGTGTAGAACCCAGCGCTCTGTTCGTGCAGGAAACGGATAAAGGTGCTTTTGTGTTTGCCAAGCAGCAAATTACGGGACAGCCCACCGCCGAAATTTTGGCAGAGATTGCACCGGAGTGGATAACCGGACTCGAAGGCAAAAGATTGATGCGCTGGGGTACGGGCGACCTGAAATTCCCGCGTCCGATTCGCTGGTTAGTAGCTTTGCTGGATGACAAAATCCTGCCGCTGAGTTTAGAGAATCTGCACAGCGATCGCATTACTCAAGGGCATCGCGTACTGCATCCCCAACCCGTCATTATCGATACTGCTGCCAATTACGTTTCAGCCCTGCAAGCCGCACATGTGATGGTGGATACTGAGGCGCGCCAGGCAACGATCTGCAATCAAATTAATGGCGTAGCGGAATTGATGCGATCGCAGCCGGAAATCCCTTCAGACCTATTGGCAGAAGTAACGCAACTCGTGGAGTGGCCGACCGCATTAGTAGGTGAATTCGAGCGGGAATTTTTAGAATTACCCGTAGAAGTAATCAAAACGGAAATGGTCAGCCACCAGCGCTACTTCCCCATGCATGCATCGGTTAATTCTGAGTCTGAAGACAGCGCGGGAAATGTGCCTGGGCAATTGCTCCCCTACTTTATTACTATTTCCAACGGCGATCCCGATAAGTCAAAATTGATTGCGGCTGGGAATGGGCGCGTGATCCGCGCCCGCTTGGCTGACGGTAAGTTTTTCTACGAAGCCGATCGCGCTCGATCGCTAGAGAGTTATCTACCTGAATTGGAGAAGGTCACATTCCAAGCACAACTTGGCTCGGTAAGCGCTAAGGTAGATAGGATTCGACAGGCGGCTCGGGCTGTAGTTGAGGCCATCCCAAATCTCAAAATTACCAAGGCAGATAGCAAGCATATAGATCGCGCCGCGCAATTGTGCAAAGCCGATCTGGTAACGCAGATGGTGAAAGAATTTCCCGAATTGCAGGGAGTAATGGGGCGATACTATGCCCAATCCAGTGGAGAAGATGCCGAAGTTGCCACAGCAATCCTGGAGCATTACTTACCCAAGGGAGCAGGTGATGCTTTACCGCAGACGCTCGCGGGTCAGATTGTGGCGATCGCCGATCGCATCGACACTCTATTTGGCATTTTCGGCCTGGGTATTATTCCCACTGGCTCCTCCGATCCCTTCGCGCTCAGACGGGCAGCGACAGGCATCGTGCAGATTGCTTGGAATGGGAACTACGCGCTGGATATCCCACAATTACTCGCATCAATGGCATCCATCTATCAAGCGCAAATAGAGCTGCCCCAACCGGGCGAGCAAATTCTATCCAATCTCTACAAGTGGTTCGAGCAGCGCGCGCGCACTCTATTACAAGAGCGCGATGGTATCGACTACGACCTGGTTGATGCGGTATTTGGGATGGAAGATGATGACTATGCCGTCGATGCTCTCCACAATCTCAGCCGCACTCGCGATCGCGCCCTATTCCTCCAACAAGCTCGTCAAGGTGGCAGTATGGCAGATGTATATGAAGTCGTCAATCGTGCTTCTCGCCTTGCCACGCAGGGAAGCTTAGGTAAAGATGTGACTGAGATTCAGAGTGTAGTGGATGCCTCCACGCTAGCAGCACCTGCGGAACGAGATTTATATCAAGCGATCGCGGCTTTGCCGGACGATCCTAGTTTTGAGCAGCTATGGCAATCGTTAGAAGCGATCGCCCCAGTGCTGGCGAAGTTTTTCGATGATGTGCTGGTGATGGATGAAGACCTCCAGGTCAGGCAAAATCGCCTGCATATGTTAGGCATAATTCGCAACTACAGTCGCATTCTGGCTGACTTCAGCGCCATTCGGCCTGCTTGA
- a CDS encoding MltA domain-containing protein — MNLQNQFLKKIVPTYLLALFIGIPSTLETNAAISKPRPKVNRPPVKVIPIQRARKISRATSDRVLVKLDPKNTAALEALPNDDLLASDRPKLLAAIDRSLAYINTPAAAKSYPVAGISRERVERSLIRFRQLVKTVPDAKALKAAVIREFDFYKSVGVDRQGTVHFTGYYEAVYEASRTRTEKFKYPLYALPNEFYAWPKPHPTRKQFETGNRLKGLEIAWLSDRFQAFLVHVQGSARLILPDKSIMTVGFAAKTDRPYSSVGRHLVNDGKMKLEEVTLQSLMAYFDKYPNQLEGYLQRNESFVFFRETQGSPATGSIGVPVTAERSIATDKSIMPPGAIALIHTSIPMPKGKSGKLEFQPIGRFVLDQDTGGAIRGAGRVDVFMGTGNVAKNRAGLMNNDGALYYLVIK, encoded by the coding sequence GTGAACTTGCAAAATCAATTTCTGAAAAAGATCGTGCCGACTTACCTTTTAGCGTTATTTATAGGTATTCCCTCTACGCTGGAAACTAATGCTGCCATTTCTAAGCCTCGCCCTAAGGTAAACCGTCCACCTGTTAAGGTAATCCCAATTCAACGCGCCAGGAAAATTAGCCGTGCTACTAGCGATCGGGTATTGGTTAAGCTGGATCCTAAAAACACTGCTGCTCTGGAGGCTTTGCCCAACGACGACCTGCTGGCCAGCGATCGCCCTAAACTCCTGGCCGCGATCGATCGCAGCCTCGCATATATCAACACGCCTGCGGCGGCAAAGAGCTATCCCGTGGCTGGAATTAGTCGCGAACGGGTCGAACGCAGCCTGATCCGGTTCCGACAGTTGGTAAAAACTGTTCCTGATGCCAAAGCTCTCAAAGCTGCCGTCATCCGCGAATTTGACTTTTATAAATCCGTAGGAGTAGATCGCCAGGGTACCGTTCACTTTACCGGCTATTACGAAGCAGTTTACGAAGCGAGTCGCACTCGCACCGAGAAATTCAAATATCCCCTCTACGCTTTGCCTAATGAATTTTATGCATGGCCGAAGCCACATCCTACTAGAAAACAATTTGAAACGGGGAATAGATTAAAGGGGCTGGAAATTGCCTGGTTGAGCGATCGCTTCCAAGCATTTCTGGTGCACGTACAGGGTTCAGCGCGCCTGATTCTACCGGATAAATCCATCATGACTGTAGGCTTTGCCGCTAAAACCGATCGCCCTTACTCATCTGTGGGAAGGCACCTGGTGAACGATGGCAAGATGAAGTTGGAGGAAGTGACGCTGCAATCTCTGATGGCATACTTCGACAAATATCCCAATCAACTGGAAGGATATCTCCAACGCAATGAGAGCTTCGTTTTCTTTCGGGAAACCCAAGGATCGCCTGCTACAGGTAGTATTGGCGTACCCGTCACGGCTGAGCGCTCGATCGCCACTGATAAATCGATCATGCCGCCAGGGGCGATCGCATTGATTCACACATCCATTCCCATGCCTAAGGGAAAATCAGGCAAACTTGAGTTTCAGCCCATCGGTCGCTTTGTACTGGATCAGGACACTGGCGGGGCGATTAGGGGTGCGGGTAGAGTTGATGTGTTTATGGGTACGGGCAATGTTGCCAAAAATCGAGCAGGTTTGATGAATAACGATGGAGCGCTATATTACCTGGTGATTAAGTAA
- a CDS encoding DUF4327 family protein, whose protein sequence is MTTQVAHPMVKFQNQVRSLVESKLVKPTDSLWQIALIFGDDWKHWKQELLEFDFTMQDPISYLLAVENWEED, encoded by the coding sequence ATTACGACACAGGTTGCTCACCCTATGGTGAAGTTTCAAAATCAAGTGCGATCGCTGGTGGAATCAAAACTGGTTAAGCCCACCGATAGCCTCTGGCAAATTGCACTAATCTTTGGGGATGATTGGAAGCATTGGAAACAGGAACTTCTGGAGTTCGACTTTACCATGCAAGACCCGATTTCCTATCTACTAGCAGTAGAAAATTGGGAAGAAGACTAA
- a CDS encoding pirin family protein → MSQSIQQLIEPHVQDLGGFYARRLLPSDVRTLVGPFIFFDHLGPAVFPPGKGVDVRPHPHINLATVTYLFEGVLLHRDSLGYVQEIHPGAVNWMTAGRGIVHSERTPPAVRDREATLHGIQTWVALPDEHAETEPWFRHYPAADLPRWEQDGVLFTLIAGQAYDRSSPVQTFSPIIYLDIQMKSGSRFTLPDDYSEQSVYSVTEGLKIDGEPLAQHRLAVLKTGAAVEIECDRDARCIIAGGEPVGERHKWWNFIYNKPERLEQAKQDWRDGKLGQVPGETEFIPLPES, encoded by the coding sequence ATGAGTCAGAGCATTCAGCAATTAATCGAACCGCACGTTCAAGATCTTGGTGGCTTCTATGCCCGTCGCTTGCTGCCCTCGGATGTGCGAACCCTGGTGGGGCCGTTTATCTTTTTCGACCATCTCGGCCCCGCTGTATTTCCCCCAGGTAAAGGCGTTGACGTGCGACCGCATCCCCATATCAATCTGGCAACCGTTACTTACTTGTTTGAAGGCGTGCTCCTGCACCGCGATAGTTTGGGCTACGTGCAGGAAATTCATCCTGGGGCAGTAAACTGGATGACCGCAGGGCGCGGTATCGTGCATTCCGAACGTACCCCTCCTGCCGTTCGCGATCGCGAAGCAACCCTGCATGGCATTCAAACCTGGGTGGCACTGCCGGACGAACATGCAGAAACCGAACCCTGGTTCCGCCACTACCCCGCTGCCGATCTGCCCAGATGGGAGCAGGACGGCGTTTTGTTTACGTTAATTGCTGGGCAAGCCTACGATCGCTCATCTCCCGTACAGACGTTTTCACCCATTATTTACCTTGATATCCAGATGAAGTCCGGATCGCGCTTCACATTGCCCGATGATTACAGCGAGCAATCCGTCTACAGCGTCACCGAAGGGCTAAAAATCGATGGCGAGCCGCTGGCACAACATCGGTTAGCAGTATTGAAGACAGGGGCAGCAGTTGAAATTGAGTGCGATCGCGACGCTCGTTGCATTATTGCTGGCGGCGAACCAGTTGGGGAGCGGCATAAATGGTGGAATTTTATTTACAATAAGCCAGAGCGACTCGAACAAGCCAAGCAGGATTGGCGCGACGGGAAATTAGGGCAGGTACCTGGAGAAACCGAGTTTATTCCTCTGCCAGAAAGTTGA
- a CDS encoding sensor histidine kinase — MFQTTRRRLALWYTMVTAVLLLLFASGFYGYVRLTLIDRIDDTITHVAEVLERSLLKDSSPNFKDSFSDSAADLEDDRIEIEWFSPRGDLLWTTMPNLPIVPLPKQSLETMQPTYRTVYLTPTDPLRQITEPIASSKELLGFLRISHPWFEVTKPIQQLFLDLTVGTTIMVVVVALCGWWLSGIAMEPVRDSYQRLKQFTADASHELRNPIAVIQTNAQVALADLDPAVQYQQLEIIERLTRRLGKLLDDLLFLARQDSGIVNSPMEPCNLYRVLHQVVEEQQIIAQAKQIELELSYRDINLSVLGNSDRLMRLFTNLIGNAIAYTPNGGKVSISYQIVTPQNQIQVQVRDTGVGIPESALPHIFDRFYRHQPQSTGGSGLGLAIAKAIADNHRGQIKVESSPGTGTIFTVTLPQAISKIAKL, encoded by the coding sequence ATGTTCCAAACAACTCGCCGTCGCCTCGCCCTGTGGTACACCATGGTGACTGCTGTTTTACTCCTATTATTTGCCAGTGGTTTCTACGGTTACGTGCGCTTAACTTTAATTGACCGGATTGACGACACGATTACCCATGTGGCTGAGGTACTGGAGCGATCGCTGCTGAAAGATAGTTCGCCTAACTTTAAAGATAGTTTTAGCGACAGCGCCGCCGATCTGGAAGACGATCGCATCGAAATTGAATGGTTCAGCCCTAGGGGAGATTTGCTCTGGACGACCATGCCCAATCTCCCTATCGTGCCGCTGCCAAAGCAAAGTTTAGAGACGATGCAGCCCACCTATCGCACGGTGTATCTCACGCCCACCGATCCGCTACGCCAGATTACGGAGCCGATCGCCTCCAGCAAGGAGTTGTTGGGGTTTCTCCGCATCAGTCACCCCTGGTTTGAGGTAACGAAGCCAATTCAGCAGTTATTTCTCGACTTGACGGTTGGCACGACGATTATGGTGGTGGTGGTGGCGTTGTGCGGTTGGTGGTTGTCTGGCATTGCCATGGAACCCGTACGCGATTCCTATCAGCGGTTAAAGCAATTTACGGCGGATGCTTCGCATGAGTTGCGAAATCCGATCGCAGTGATTCAGACCAATGCCCAAGTGGCTTTAGCCGATCTCGATCCGGCGGTGCAATATCAACAATTAGAGATTATCGAGCGTCTGACACGAAGATTGGGCAAACTACTGGACGATCTCTTATTTCTAGCGCGCCAGGACAGCGGTATCGTCAACTCACCAATGGAACCATGCAATCTCTATCGGGTTTTGCACCAGGTGGTCGAGGAGCAGCAGATAATTGCCCAGGCAAAGCAGATCGAGTTGGAGTTATCCTATCGCGATATCAATCTCTCAGTCTTAGGCAACAGCGATCGGCTTATGCGTCTGTTTACCAATCTGATCGGGAATGCGATCGCCTACACGCCAAATGGGGGCAAAGTCAGTATTTCCTATCAGATCGTAACTCCACAAAATCAAATTCAAGTACAGGTACGCGACACGGGTGTGGGCATACCAGAATCGGCTCTCCCCCATATCTTCGATCGCTTCTACCGCCATCAACCGCAATCTACGGGCGGCTCCGGCTTGGGATTAGCAATTGCCAAAGCGATCGCCGACAATCATCGCGGTCAAATAAAAGTTGAGAGTTCTCCTGGTACAGGTACAATCTTCACAGTTACATTACCTCAAGCGATATCTAAGATTGCTAAACTTTAA
- a CDS encoding filamentous hemagglutinin N-terminal domain-containing protein: MGRMHAESLGIVLAIALLPSPAVAQIIPDRTLRQNSVVTPNGNLITVTGGSEVGKNLFHSFQQFSLNAGNTAFFNNSTNVENIITRITGSSISNIDGLIRANGSANLFLINPNGIVFGPNASLNIGGSFFASTAEAIAFNNGDRFSAVNPQPAPLLTVSAPVGLVFGSNPGNIVNRSQTTIPTTNPDPTAPPFVKVGLQVQPQKTIGLIGGDILIDNGSITAPQGRIELGSVKGKGTASILPDDSGFSLGYTNIPNFGNIELSNLAKLNTSGLTGGAISLQSHNLNITSGSRIESTTFGEGTGKPIFVNAANSVNISQGDLFVVEGESVLSPPTRLSGIITNTVGTGKGGDIRVLTSKLLLKDGGRLGIATAGSGQSGNLFVKASDSIEITGVANLTGGTPVVPPFLSLGAAARLPANFFAEIFTLSGILLQGLSTGSSGQIVVETNNLTIKDGGLVSASVFIGSGRGGNVDVRVAESTNISGISPRLASPSGIFTTSFGVGSAGDLSLQTKQLRVRDGGAVAASSATVGDAGNLRVTATDIIELSGRVGNFPSGIFAQSVGVGNAGNLRISADRLIVKDRAVITVAAEATGSAGNLEILARTLRVENGGEITAASRTTTGGNIRFEVGDLVLRNSSVVSATAANLGNGGNLDINADTIALLDRSRITASAFQGQGGNIQIDTQGLFRTANSSISATSQLGINGVVEIRTPEIDLQNSLAPIAISFTDPNSLITNSCLARRNAERGSFVITGQGGLPRSPYDDKVASQYQVSELQGQDATSNSANSNIDRDRVESERDRSASPTTTKPAYPIQEAQGLVVANGRVLLATSMPQNSPNIEGLICY; this comes from the coding sequence ATGGGTCGAATGCACGCGGAATCGCTCGGGATCGTATTGGCGATCGCGCTACTACCATCTCCAGCGGTAGCTCAGATAATTCCAGATCGAACTCTAAGGCAAAATTCAGTTGTGACTCCGAATGGAAATCTGATTACTGTAACCGGAGGTAGTGAAGTAGGGAAGAATCTATTTCATAGCTTTCAACAGTTCTCGCTCAATGCTGGCAATACTGCCTTTTTTAATAATTCCACGAATGTAGAAAATATTATTACGCGCATCACGGGTAGTTCGATCTCCAATATTGATGGACTAATTCGAGCAAATGGTAGTGCTAATCTATTTCTGATCAATCCCAATGGGATTGTATTCGGCCCTAATGCCAGCCTGAATATTGGCGGTTCGTTTTTTGCTAGTACGGCTGAGGCGATCGCTTTCAATAATGGCGATCGCTTCAGTGCGGTGAATCCTCAACCTGCGCCTTTACTAACAGTAAGCGCGCCTGTGGGTCTGGTGTTTGGCAGCAATCCAGGTAATATTGTCAACCGCTCTCAAACCACTATTCCGACGACTAACCCAGATCCTACCGCTCCTCCTTTTGTCAAGGTGGGATTGCAAGTACAGCCGCAGAAAACCATTGGTTTAATCGGTGGAGATATCCTTATCGATAATGGCAGCATCACGGCACCGCAAGGTAGAATCGAGTTGGGCAGCGTTAAGGGTAAAGGTACGGCGAGCATTTTGCCCGATGATTCCGGCTTTAGTTTGGGATATACTAACATTCCCAACTTTGGCAATATCGAGTTATCCAATCTAGCCAAACTCAATACCAGCGGCCTGACTGGTGGTGCGATTAGTTTGCAGAGTCATAATTTGAATATCACCAGTGGCTCGCGAATTGAATCTACTACCTTTGGTGAAGGTACGGGCAAGCCGATATTCGTGAATGCTGCTAATTCCGTTAATATCTCTCAAGGCGATCTATTTGTTGTCGAAGGAGAATCCGTCTTATCGCCACCAACTCGCCTCAGCGGTATCATCACTAACACGGTAGGAACCGGCAAAGGCGGCGATATTCGCGTTCTAACTTCCAAATTACTCTTAAAAGATGGGGGTAGATTGGGGATTGCAACAGCCGGAAGCGGTCAGAGCGGCAACCTATTCGTCAAAGCATCGGACTCCATAGAAATTACGGGAGTGGCAAATCTCACGGGTGGGACTCCGGTGGTTCCACCTTTCTTAAGCTTAGGTGCCGCTGCCAGATTGCCGGCTAATTTCTTTGCCGAGATTTTTACGCTCAGCGGCATCTTGCTACAGGGTCTTAGTACTGGCTCCTCTGGCCAGATTGTAGTAGAGACAAACAATCTCACAATTAAAGATGGGGGGCTTGTCTCAGCATCGGTTTTCATTGGCTCGGGCAGAGGAGGTAACGTAGATGTTCGCGTAGCAGAATCGACCAATATAAGCGGAATCTCACCGCGTTTGGCATCACCCAGCGGCATATTCACGACATCGTTTGGAGTTGGTAGTGCTGGCGATCTGAGCTTGCAAACTAAGCAATTGCGAGTTAGAGATGGGGGAGCAGTAGCAGCATCTTCAGCAACTGTGGGCGATGCTGGGAATCTTCGAGTTACTGCTACCGACATCATCGAATTGAGCGGTCGAGTTGGTAATTTCCCCAGTGGTATTTTTGCGCAGTCGGTAGGGGTAGGGAATGCTGGCAATCTGCGCATATCGGCAGATCGCTTGATTGTCAAAGATCGTGCGGTTATTACGGTAGCGGCTGAGGCAACTGGGTCAGCAGGCAACCTGGAGATTTTAGCTCGTACGCTTAGGGTGGAAAATGGTGGAGAAATCACGGCTGCCAGTAGAACTACGACTGGTGGTAACATTCGCTTTGAAGTTGGGGATTTGGTACTTCGCAATAGCAGTGTCGTTTCTGCCACTGCTGCCAATTTGGGCAATGGTGGAAACCTGGACATTAATGCCGATACGATCGCGCTTTTAGATCGCAGTCGCATCACTGCTAGCGCGTTTCAAGGTCAGGGTGGCAATATTCAGATCGACACTCAAGGTCTTTTCCGCACCGCGAATAGTTCGATTTCAGCCACTTCACAGCTAGGCATTAATGGTGTAGTGGAGATTAGAACGCCCGAAATTGACCTGCAAAATTCCCTCGCGCCGATCGCAATTTCCTTTACCGATCCCAATAGCTTAATTACAAATAGTTGCTTGGCACGCCGCAACGCCGAGCGTGGGAGCTTTGTAATTACGGGTCAGGGGGGCTTGCCGCGATCGCCCTACGATGACAAAGTCGCGAGTCAATATCAAGTGAGCGAGCTACAAGGTCAGGACGCAACCTCGAATTCTGCTAACTCGAATATAGATCGAGATCGGGTTGAATCGGAACGCGATCGCTCTGCATCGCCAACTACAACTAAACCTGCATATCCCATTCAAGAAGCACAGGGTTTAGTCGTCGCAAATGGGAGAGTATTATTGGCAACTTCAATGCCACAAAACAGTCCTAATATTGAGGGCTTAATATGCTATTAA